A DNA window from Desulfovibrio oxyclinae DSM 11498 contains the following coding sequences:
- a CDS encoding biotin transporter BioY, which produces MAEGIQRLSLIVWTAIMASAIAVGAYLIVPIGPVPISMQPLFVFLAGMILGPRYGMAAVGLYILAGIAGMPVFSGGGAGIGYALGPTGGYLVGFLLSPLFTGRVRDEQGGFGWISGLFWGLCAMLVIYGIGSVWLKMSLDLTWGKTLTVGVIPFAPWDELKVVAAILISRYLQRISLLPG; this is translated from the coding sequence ATGGCTGAAGGCATCCAACGTTTGAGTCTCATCGTATGGACGGCGATCATGGCATCGGCCATCGCCGTTGGCGCATACCTCATCGTCCCCATCGGGCCGGTGCCAATCTCCATGCAGCCGCTGTTCGTGTTTCTGGCGGGCATGATCCTCGGTCCCCGGTACGGCATGGCTGCCGTGGGGCTTTACATTCTGGCGGGCATCGCCGGGATGCCGGTCTTCAGCGGCGGCGGCGCGGGGATCGGCTACGCGTTGGGGCCGACGGGCGGGTATCTGGTCGGATTCCTGTTGTCACCGCTTTTTACAGGACGGGTACGGGATGAACAAGGTGGCTTCGGTTGGATTTCCGGCTTGTTCTGGGGGCTTTGCGCCATGCTGGTCATTTACGGCATCGGCTCGGTGTGGCTGAAGATGTCCCTTGATCTCACCTGGGGCAAGACGCTCACCGTGGGGGTCATTCCCTTTGCTCCGTGGGACGAGCTCAAGGTGGTGGCGGCGATTTTGATTTCGCGCTATCTTCAGAGAATCAGCCTGCTTCCCGGCTGA
- the bioB gene encoding biotin synthase BioB — MTFERLAKRAVEGRALADTDIEAVALCPDERITELMQAAQSVRYHFFGNRMHVCAIVNARSGRCPENCSFCAQSAHHDTGCDEYPLLDPGEVGRAAQEARRGGASRFGVVISGTGLREGELDEFSRCLRAAAEAGVTPDASPGIVSRDVLRELKRAGMAGYHHNLETSASYFPSICSTHDYEEDVQAVRDALEEGLFVCSGGIFGLGESWEHRAELALTLAELGVPSVPVNFLTPVPGTPLEGRSVMTPSEALRTLALLRFLLPDRQLRLCGGRPAVFSPESAAKPFGAGITGVMTGDYLTTPGEGPEEDLKRIRAAGLDPVGAEQPEIRNG, encoded by the coding sequence ATGACTTTCGAGCGCTTGGCGAAACGCGCCGTGGAGGGCAGGGCGCTGGCCGATACGGATATCGAAGCCGTGGCCCTGTGCCCGGACGAGCGCATCACGGAGTTGATGCAGGCCGCGCAATCCGTGCGGTACCACTTCTTCGGCAACCGGATGCATGTCTGCGCCATCGTCAACGCCCGCAGCGGACGGTGTCCCGAGAACTGTTCGTTTTGCGCCCAGTCCGCGCATCATGACACCGGCTGTGACGAATACCCCTTGCTGGATCCCGGTGAAGTGGGCCGCGCGGCTCAGGAAGCCAGACGCGGCGGTGCGAGCCGCTTCGGGGTGGTCATCAGCGGCACGGGGCTGCGCGAGGGGGAGCTGGATGAATTTTCCCGTTGCCTGAGGGCGGCGGCCGAGGCAGGGGTCACGCCTGACGCGTCCCCGGGCATAGTGAGCCGGGACGTGCTTCGTGAGCTGAAACGTGCGGGAATGGCCGGATACCATCATAATCTGGAGACGTCGGCCTCGTATTTCCCCAGCATCTGCTCCACGCATGACTACGAAGAGGACGTGCAGGCCGTCCGGGATGCGTTGGAGGAAGGGCTTTTCGTGTGCTCCGGTGGTATTTTCGGACTAGGGGAAAGCTGGGAGCACCGCGCCGAGCTGGCGTTGACGCTTGCGGAACTGGGGGTGCCCTCGGTTCCCGTGAATTTTCTGACGCCGGTGCCCGGCACCCCGCTGGAGGGGCGTTCCGTGATGACGCCTTCGGAAGCGCTGAGGACGCTGGCATTGCTGCGGTTTCTGCTTCCGGACAGGCAGCTGCGGCTTTGCGGCGGACGTCCCGCAGTGTTCAGTCCGGAGAGTGCGGCCAAGCCTTTCGGGGCGGGCATTACCGGAGTGATGACCGGAGATTATCTGACAACACCGGGCGAAGGTCCGGAAGAGGACCTTAAACGCATCCGCGCGGCCGGGCTGGATCCCGTCGGTGCGGAACAACCGGAGATCCGCAATGGCTGA
- the rsmI gene encoding 16S rRNA (cytidine(1402)-2'-O)-methyltransferase, producing MNESNEFPSPGLYVVATPLGNDGDLSPRAAAVLSAASLILAEDTRRTGLLLQRCGVERSGDMTSFHEHNEATKTAMVLARIEAGEAVALVSDAGTPLMSDPGFRLVRGCRDAGLPVRPVPGPSAPVTALSACGLPPIPYAFLGFPPRKEGQATKFFQAYRDTGATLVFFERKTRLEASLSAAFKALGDRPYCIARELTKDYEEYLYGTLASPDAAHFEIRGEATVVIGPPEEGAVSEADEADRVLAQEAEAGGKPKEVARRAAARLSGWTAKQLYARMRTQ from the coding sequence ATGAACGAATCGAACGAATTTCCTTCCCCCGGCCTGTACGTGGTGGCCACGCCGCTGGGCAACGACGGGGACCTCTCGCCGAGGGCGGCAGCGGTTCTTTCCGCCGCCTCCCTGATACTGGCGGAGGACACCCGACGCACCGGACTGCTGCTTCAGCGCTGCGGCGTGGAGCGGTCCGGCGACATGACCAGTTTTCACGAACACAACGAGGCGACCAAGACCGCCATGGTGCTTGCCCGCATCGAGGCGGGCGAGGCCGTGGCCCTTGTCTCCGATGCCGGGACGCCGCTCATGTCCGACCCCGGATTCCGGCTGGTGCGCGGCTGTCGCGACGCCGGGCTGCCCGTGCGGCCCGTGCCCGGCCCCAGCGCACCCGTGACTGCGCTCTCCGCCTGCGGGCTGCCGCCCATCCCCTACGCCTTTCTCGGCTTTCCGCCGCGCAAGGAAGGACAGGCGACTAAATTTTTTCAGGCATATCGCGACACGGGCGCCACGCTGGTGTTCTTCGAGCGCAAGACCCGGCTGGAGGCATCCCTTTCCGCAGCCTTCAAGGCGTTGGGCGACCGTCCGTACTGCATCGCCCGTGAGCTGACCAAGGATTACGAGGAGTACCTGTACGGCACCCTCGCTTCCCCGGATGCGGCGCATTTCGAGATTCGGGGCGAGGCGACGGTGGTCATCGGCCCACCCGAAGAGGGAGCCGTGAGCGAAGCCGATGAGGCCGACCGCGTGCTGGCGCAGGAGGCCGAGGCCGGGGGCAAGCCCAAGGAGGTCGCCCGACGTGCCGCGGCGCGGCTGAGCGGCTGGACCGCCAAACAGCTTTATGCAAGGATGCGTACGCAATGA
- a CDS encoding YraN family protein, whose protein sequence is MRAILKSIMPGAGGMGEDAAARHLESEGVRVLERNWRHGRLELDLVCRDGDTLVFVEVKTRGRGSRGCASQALSREKCSRLVRAASHYLSASDQWEVPCRFDLAAVSEGADGLEITLYRDVIDAADYA, encoded by the coding sequence ATGCGCGCAATTCTGAAGAGCATAATGCCCGGCGCGGGCGGCATGGGCGAGGATGCGGCGGCCCGTCATCTGGAGTCCGAGGGGGTTCGGGTGCTGGAACGCAACTGGCGTCACGGGCGGCTGGAGCTTGATCTGGTCTGCCGCGACGGGGACACTCTCGTGTTCGTGGAGGTCAAGACGCGCGGGCGCGGCTCGCGCGGCTGCGCCTCGCAGGCCCTGAGCCGTGAGAAGTGTTCCCGGCTTGTCAGAGCTGCCTCGCATTATCTTTCCGCCAGCGACCAGTGGGAGGTGCCGTGTCGTTTCGATCTGGCCGCGGTCTCCGAAGGGGCCGATGGTCTTGAAATCACGCTGTACCGCGACGTTATCGACGCCGCTGATTACGCCTGA